The Sphingobacterium bambusae genome includes a window with the following:
- a CDS encoding histone deacetylase family protein, producing MLRIAHHPAYIHPLREGHRFPMLKYELIPAQLIHEGVVTATSFFMPKLAQRTDVLLAHDEAYVQALLDLTLDAKMVRRIGFPLSKELVDRELYLVDGTIQASIFAQQYGVAFNTAGGTHHAGRDFGEGFCLLNDQAVAAAYLFRRKLAERILIIDLDVHQGNGTAHIFAGHGNIFTFSMHGEKNFPFIKERSHVDVPLPDGMEDEAYLGLLESTVEQALLRYEPDFVFYQAGVDILATDKLGKLKLSEEGCRLRDKFVFKACRERGIPVQVSMGGGYSVHIKDIVNAHVNTYKTAIEVFGF from the coding sequence GTGTTACGCATTGCACACCATCCTGCATATATACATCCGCTTCGGGAAGGACATCGTTTTCCGATGCTGAAGTATGAGCTTATCCCAGCGCAACTGATACACGAAGGGGTGGTCACAGCAACTAGTTTCTTTATGCCGAAGCTAGCACAGCGGACAGATGTCTTGTTGGCACATGACGAAGCTTATGTGCAAGCATTACTGGACTTGACCTTGGACGCAAAGATGGTCAGGCGAATAGGCTTTCCGCTATCAAAAGAACTGGTGGATCGGGAGCTTTATCTCGTTGATGGCACCATACAGGCCAGCATATTTGCACAGCAATATGGTGTGGCCTTTAATACGGCTGGAGGTACGCACCATGCTGGGCGCGACTTTGGTGAAGGTTTCTGTTTATTAAATGATCAAGCTGTTGCCGCAGCCTACCTGTTTAGGCGTAAGTTGGCGGAAAGAATCTTGATTATCGATTTGGATGTGCATCAGGGGAATGGTACCGCACATATTTTTGCAGGACACGGAAATATTTTCACCTTTAGCATGCATGGCGAGAAGAATTTTCCGTTTATCAAGGAGCGGTCACATGTCGATGTTCCACTGCCGGATGGTATGGAGGATGAGGCTTATTTAGGCCTACTTGAAAGTACTGTAGAACAAGCCTTGCTAAGGTACGAACCGGATTTTGTATTTTATCAAGCTGGTGTGGATATTCTGGCTACGGATAAGCTGGGAAAGCTGAAGCTTAGCGAAGAGGGCTGTAGACTACGCGACAAATTTGTTTTCAAAGCCTGCCGCGAACGTGGCATCCCTGTACAGGTGAGTATGGGCGGTGGATATTCTGTGCACATCAAGGATATTGTTAATGCTCATGTCAATACCTATAAAACCGCAATAGAGGTATTTGGCTTTTAA
- a CDS encoding YceH family protein, with the protein MDETVSLPVLSAVELRVLGSLLEKSKTTPEYYPMTLNSLQAACNQKSSRKPVVSYDEHTIIEALDSLRKRGLISTVVGGGSRVTKYKHNVAIQYPLIPQDLAALCLLLLRGPLTPGEINSNAGRLFDFESIEEVQEVLTRLQEQDPPFVKMLAKRPGQKEVRYVHLLGEVNEEDYETAHSSESTGGNKVQELEERVSSLEEQLSTLRAEFDQLMQQLT; encoded by the coding sequence ATGGACGAAACAGTGAGCTTACCCGTATTGAGTGCCGTGGAACTACGTGTTCTTGGTTCCCTTTTGGAAAAATCCAAAACTACACCCGAGTATTACCCCATGACGCTCAACAGCTTGCAAGCTGCCTGTAATCAGAAATCATCTCGTAAGCCGGTAGTTTCCTACGATGAACACACAATAATTGAGGCCTTGGACAGCCTGCGCAAGCGCGGCTTAATTTCTACGGTAGTGGGTGGCGGAAGCCGGGTTACCAAATACAAACATAATGTTGCTATCCAGTATCCGTTGATTCCACAAGACTTGGCTGCTTTATGTTTACTTCTCTTAAGAGGGCCACTCACGCCTGGAGAGATCAACTCTAATGCCGGTCGTTTGTTCGACTTCGAGAGCATCGAGGAAGTGCAAGAAGTGTTGACACGTTTACAAGAGCAAGATCCGCCATTTGTCAAGATGTTAGCGAAACGACCCGGACAAAAAGAAGTACGCTATGTACACCTACTTGGCGAGGTGAACGAAGAAGACTATGAAACCGCACATTCGAGTGAAAGTACAGGGGGAAATAAAGTTCAAGAGTTGGAAGAACGCGTATCAAGTCTTGAGGAACAGCTAAGCACCTTGAGAGCTGAATTCGATCAATTGATGCAGCAGCTTACATAA
- a CDS encoding nucleoid-associated protein yields the protein MFFHQDATFEQLSIHRVGNKAQDEFYVLSDSPIDLSQDEVLPDLLMQYFMKPFSKANEVYRFYHPNDDLQLNEVYYFSKQFFDGKIAFHDMSQQLAKHLYEVSEHPKIKGGELYIVALKNVQMEGEDHDAIGIFKSENKEAYLKVYPNGEGFDLDYEQEAININKLDKGVVIVNVEDEEGYKVLVVDQTNQSEAVYWKDDFLKIRTRNDNYQQTGNIMKVYKKFVNEKLDEVFQLESADKIDLLNRSMNYFKTKETFDQSEFEEEVIANPDAASLFKSYQQNFEEEFDTSFQSSFDIATPAVKKMASAYKSVVKLDKNFHIYIHGKRDYLETGFDEERGLNYYKLYFENETQS from the coding sequence ATGTTTTTTCACCAAGACGCTACATTCGAACAATTGTCCATACACCGGGTCGGTAATAAAGCTCAAGACGAGTTTTATGTGTTGTCGGATAGTCCTATTGACCTTAGCCAAGACGAGGTTTTGCCCGATTTATTGATGCAATATTTTATGAAGCCTTTTAGCAAGGCGAATGAGGTGTATCGATTCTACCATCCGAATGATGATCTGCAGTTGAATGAGGTTTATTACTTCAGCAAGCAGTTCTTTGATGGTAAGATCGCCTTTCACGATATGTCGCAGCAACTTGCAAAGCACCTGTACGAAGTGTCGGAACATCCGAAAATAAAAGGAGGGGAACTATATATCGTTGCGCTTAAAAATGTACAAATGGAAGGGGAGGACCACGATGCTATCGGTATCTTTAAGTCGGAAAACAAGGAAGCTTATTTAAAGGTATATCCCAATGGCGAAGGCTTTGACCTCGATTATGAGCAAGAAGCGATCAATATCAACAAGTTGGATAAAGGCGTGGTGATTGTCAATGTCGAAGATGAGGAGGGGTACAAAGTGTTGGTTGTCGATCAGACAAACCAATCGGAAGCCGTGTATTGGAAAGATGATTTTTTAAAAATCCGCACACGTAATGATAATTATCAGCAGACGGGGAACATCATGAAGGTGTATAAGAAGTTTGTTAACGAAAAGCTGGACGAGGTTTTTCAGCTGGAAAGCGCGGATAAGATCGATCTGCTTAATCGTTCGATGAACTATTTCAAAACAAAAGAAACCTTTGACCAAAGTGAGTTCGAAGAAGAGGTTATTGCCAACCCTGATGCGGCTTCTCTTTTTAAAAGTTATCAACAGAATTTCGAAGAGGAGTTCGATACTTCCTTCCAATCGAGTTTCGACATAGCCACGCCTGCGGTTAAAAAAATGGCGTCGGCCTACAAATCCGTCGTTAAATTGGATAAGAACTTCCATATCTATATTCACGGCAAACGGGATTACCTCGAAACCGGATTCGATGAAGAACGGGGGCTAAATTACTATAAATTGTATTTTGAAAACGAGACGCAATCCTAA
- the htpG gene encoding molecular chaperone HtpG, giving the protein MQEKGSISIHTENIFPVIKKFLYSDNEIFLRELVSNAVDASQKIKRLSSLGQFQGELGDLTVDVKFDEAAKTITISDRGIGMTADEIKKYINQIAFSGATEFMEKFKEANDANEIIGRFGLGFYSAFMVADRVEIESLSYQEGAEPAHWTCDGSTSYEISEGSRTDRGTDIILHVNEESIEFLNRSRLGDILNKYARFLPVPVRFGTKTESQADGEDEEGKPKYTSIDVDNIINNTNPAWTKAPADLKDEDYLAFYRELYPNSMDEPLFWIHLNVDYPFNLTGILYFPKVKNEMEIQRNKIQLYSRQVFITDEVKDIVPEFLMLLQGVIDSPDIPLNVSRSFLQADSNVKKINNYITKKVADKLNELFKADRKNFEEKWNDIGLFIKYGMLSDEKFAEKANDFCLLKSTDASSYTLKEYYEKVKDIQVDKDGNIVYLYTNDQAQQDGFIGSVKAKGYDVLVLDGPLDTHFTSYLEQKGGEKVQAKRVDADVVDKLIPKDEQQTLSLSEDESKKASEIFEKAIARTDMKVEIDALASDDLPVAVTLDEFMRRMKDMAKTGGGMGFYGTLPDNYKVTVNGNHPLVKRIIESGEDEGARLAKQAFDLALLSRGLLTGADLTSFVKRSVEMI; this is encoded by the coding sequence ATGCAAGAAAAAGGTAGTATTTCGATTCACACCGAGAACATCTTTCCGGTGATCAAAAAGTTCCTCTATTCGGATAACGAGATCTTTTTACGGGAGTTGGTGTCCAATGCAGTGGATGCGTCTCAAAAAATTAAACGTTTGTCGTCTTTGGGCCAGTTTCAGGGCGAGCTTGGCGATTTGACGGTCGACGTTAAATTTGACGAAGCGGCGAAGACGATCACGATCTCTGATCGCGGTATCGGGATGACCGCGGACGAGATTAAAAAATATATCAACCAGATCGCTTTTTCTGGCGCGACCGAATTCATGGAGAAATTCAAGGAAGCAAATGATGCCAATGAGATCATCGGTCGCTTTGGATTGGGCTTCTACTCGGCGTTCATGGTGGCCGACCGCGTAGAAATCGAATCCCTTTCTTACCAAGAAGGAGCAGAGCCAGCACATTGGACTTGCGATGGCAGTACATCTTACGAAATTTCGGAAGGTAGCCGCACCGATCGCGGTACGGATATTATTCTACATGTGAACGAAGAGTCGATCGAGTTCTTGAATAGAAGTCGCTTAGGTGATATCCTGAATAAGTATGCACGCTTTTTACCTGTTCCGGTTCGTTTCGGCACCAAAACCGAATCGCAAGCCGATGGTGAGGATGAAGAAGGAAAGCCAAAATATACATCCATCGACGTTGATAACATCATTAACAACACAAACCCTGCATGGACAAAAGCGCCGGCAGATCTAAAAGATGAGGATTATCTAGCATTCTACCGCGAGCTGTATCCAAATTCCATGGATGAACCTTTGTTCTGGATTCATTTGAACGTGGATTATCCATTCAATTTGACTGGTATTTTGTACTTCCCGAAAGTGAAAAACGAGATGGAGATCCAACGCAACAAAATACAGTTGTACTCCCGTCAAGTGTTCATCACAGATGAAGTGAAGGATATTGTCCCAGAGTTTTTGATGTTGTTACAAGGGGTTATCGACTCGCCGGACATTCCGTTGAACGTTTCTCGTTCGTTCTTGCAGGCAGATAGCAATGTGAAGAAAATCAATAACTACATCACCAAAAAAGTAGCCGATAAATTGAACGAACTGTTCAAAGCTGATCGTAAGAATTTCGAAGAGAAATGGAACGATATTGGCCTCTTTATCAAATATGGTATGTTGAGCGATGAAAAATTTGCGGAGAAAGCCAACGACTTCTGTTTGTTGAAAAGCACGGATGCCTCAAGCTATACCTTGAAGGAATACTACGAAAAGGTAAAGGATATTCAAGTCGATAAGGATGGTAACATCGTTTACTTGTATACCAATGATCAGGCGCAACAAGATGGCTTCATCGGCTCTGTAAAGGCTAAAGGCTATGATGTATTGGTGTTGGATGGTCCTTTGGATACGCATTTTACCAGCTATTTGGAGCAAAAAGGTGGCGAGAAGGTACAGGCTAAGCGTGTAGACGCGGATGTCGTAGACAAGTTGATACCGAAGGACGAACAGCAAACGCTTAGCCTATCGGAGGATGAGTCGAAGAAAGCCTCTGAGATCTTCGAAAAGGCTATCGCTAGAACGGATATGAAGGTGGAGATTGATGCCTTGGCATCGGACGATCTACCCGTAGCTGTTACGCTAGACGAGTTTATGCGACGGATGAAAGATATGGCTAAAACAGGTGGTGGAATGGGCTTCTATGGTACCTTACCTGATAACTATAAGGTAACGGTTAATGGAAACCACCCTTTGGTAAAACGTATCATCGAAAGTGGCGAGGATGAAGGTGCTCGATTAGCCAAACAGGCTTTTGATTTGGCATTGTTGTCACGTGGCTTACTGACCGGTGCTGATCTGACTTCCTTCGTGAAACGTAGTGTAGAGATGATCTAG
- a CDS encoding substrate-binding domain-containing protein: MVLVFLLGCQEAPTKRKYVIAFSQCIGNDAWRKTMLEEMKRELSFYPDVEFLYRDAGGSNQQQVSQIRELMERHVDLLIVSPNEASPLTPIVDSVFREKVPVIVTDRKTASGLYHAYVGADNVAIGRLAGQYMRQLSSQRLNIGIMTGLRGSSASLERMKGLEQVVDSLPSMRIGITLHGDWTKNTAYTLAKTNLTALLKQDIVLAFNDQMAKGIQQAYAEAGYPDRKIVGIDALPGAGNGLEAVTDGILYASMLYPTGGAEAIRTAIAILEKNPFTRDNILGTLVIDKANAALMGLQSQKIKEQQEDIDKRQQLIAAQQEIYKNQQATLNTLGISLALAVVFGVLSIIVIRSNRRKNSDLKRQNEEIKLQQQQIISMSTQVQDAAAAKDKFFAQVSHEFKTPLTLIMAPLDILQDERQLSTDGREQLQRIQRNANTLLQLVQNLVDIHRRENTKLQLKATSVDLPVFIRQVLSNFKPLAQQHRISLSFSNQSAATHIWLDPYLMEQALSNLLTNSIKFTKEQGKIAMLIEDNNFGDYIYIRVQDDGIGISPSDIDHVFEPFYQSTPNRQGAGIGLAHVKEIVELHHGQITVSSKLDVGSAFTLRLPVGNAHLREEEMQAAAAKISFTPTKQEITVSVDHDNLSSFHSNKAASIFIIDDHLDIRQLLRSIMDKQYNLLFAKNIGEAREKLRDQHPDLIISDIMLPDGSGLELLKTIKSSPGLSHIPVLLLSAMDSEESKLDGIKLMADAYLNKPFQVAHLLAVVENLLQSRKQLKAHFSSVPQGATASLQEHSFMSDQDKRFLQHVELLVEERLSDQKLTTEELAEALQISRVQLYRKAKSLLNCSMNEYILQRRLTKAKHLIREGFHINEIAREVGFSSANYFAVAFKKQFGQSPSAFRKELFKR, encoded by the coding sequence ATGGTACTAGTATTTCTTTTGGGCTGCCAAGAAGCGCCGACGAAAAGAAAATACGTTATCGCCTTTTCACAATGCATAGGTAATGATGCTTGGCGAAAAACCATGCTGGAAGAAATGAAACGCGAGCTTTCTTTTTATCCCGATGTGGAATTTCTTTATCGCGATGCCGGAGGCAGCAATCAGCAGCAGGTTTCCCAAATTAGAGAACTGATGGAGCGCCATGTTGATCTGCTCATCGTCTCGCCCAACGAAGCAAGCCCCCTCACCCCTATTGTAGATTCCGTTTTTCGGGAGAAAGTTCCCGTGATCGTAACCGACAGGAAAACGGCTTCTGGCTTATATCATGCCTATGTAGGAGCGGACAATGTGGCCATAGGGAGACTCGCCGGTCAATACATGCGACAGCTATCGTCCCAGCGTCTCAACATCGGGATTATGACAGGACTACGCGGATCTTCCGCATCCTTAGAACGTATGAAAGGCTTAGAGCAGGTTGTCGACAGCCTTCCTTCCATGCGCATTGGTATTACCCTACACGGCGACTGGACAAAAAACACCGCCTACACACTTGCTAAAACCAATCTTACTGCGTTACTAAAACAAGATATCGTGCTTGCATTCAACGATCAAATGGCCAAAGGTATACAACAAGCATATGCTGAGGCAGGCTATCCAGATCGAAAAATAGTAGGGATCGATGCGCTTCCTGGCGCCGGAAACGGATTGGAAGCAGTGACAGACGGTATACTCTACGCTTCGATGCTCTATCCTACCGGTGGTGCAGAGGCCATCCGTACAGCGATCGCCATCTTAGAGAAGAACCCCTTTACCCGAGACAATATCTTAGGCACTTTAGTAATCGACAAAGCAAATGCGGCATTGATGGGCCTACAATCACAAAAGATCAAGGAACAGCAAGAAGACATTGATAAACGACAGCAGCTTATCGCCGCGCAACAGGAAATCTATAAAAACCAACAAGCAACCTTAAATACCCTGGGAATAAGCTTGGCCCTTGCGGTCGTTTTTGGCGTACTATCCATTATCGTTATCCGCAGTAACCGAAGAAAGAACAGCGATCTGAAACGCCAAAATGAAGAGATTAAGCTACAGCAACAGCAGATCATCTCGATGAGCACCCAAGTGCAGGATGCCGCTGCTGCTAAAGACAAATTCTTCGCGCAGGTATCCCACGAATTTAAAACACCACTCACCCTCATCATGGCACCATTGGATATCTTGCAAGATGAACGTCAACTCTCTACGGACGGCAGAGAACAATTACAACGCATACAGCGAAATGCCAACACGCTGCTGCAACTAGTACAGAATCTAGTAGACATTCATCGCCGTGAAAACACCAAATTGCAGTTGAAAGCCACATCCGTGGACCTACCTGTATTCATACGCCAGGTATTGAGCAACTTCAAACCCTTAGCGCAGCAACACCGCATCTCACTCAGCTTTAGCAACCAAAGCGCAGCAACACATATATGGCTTGATCCATACCTTATGGAACAGGCTTTATCCAACCTGCTAACCAATTCCATCAAGTTCACGAAAGAACAGGGAAAAATAGCGATGCTGATTGAGGACAACAACTTTGGTGATTATATTTACATCCGCGTGCAGGACGATGGCATAGGAATATCGCCCAGCGATATTGATCATGTATTTGAACCGTTCTATCAGAGTACACCAAACCGCCAAGGTGCAGGAATAGGGCTGGCCCATGTAAAGGAAATCGTTGAGCTGCACCACGGCCAAATTACAGTGAGCAGCAAGCTCGATGTTGGGTCAGCGTTTACGCTACGCCTACCCGTTGGCAATGCCCACCTACGTGAAGAAGAAATGCAAGCAGCGGCCGCGAAAATCTCCTTTACGCCCACAAAGCAAGAAATTACTGTATCTGTAGACCATGATAATCTGAGCTCTTTCCATTCCAATAAAGCAGCAAGCATCTTTATCATCGACGATCACCTCGACATTCGACAATTGCTTCGAAGTATAATGGACAAACAGTACAACCTGCTGTTTGCAAAAAATATAGGCGAAGCGCGCGAAAAACTTCGCGATCAACATCCAGATCTCATTATCAGTGATATCATGTTGCCCGATGGCAGCGGCCTAGAGCTGTTGAAAACCATAAAAAGTAGTCCGGGTCTATCCCACATCCCTGTTTTACTGCTTAGCGCAATGGATAGCGAAGAGAGCAAACTTGACGGCATCAAGCTTATGGCCGATGCCTACCTCAACAAACCATTTCAAGTAGCCCATCTGTTGGCCGTGGTGGAAAACCTTCTACAATCACGCAAACAACTGAAAGCCCACTTTTCGAGTGTTCCACAGGGAGCAACCGCATCACTACAGGAACACAGTTTCATGAGCGATCAAGACAAGCGGTTTCTGCAACATGTGGAGCTATTGGTCGAAGAACGGTTAAGCGACCAAAAACTGACCACAGAAGAACTGGCTGAAGCCTTACAGATATCACGGGTGCAACTTTACCGCAAGGCCAAAAGCTTGCTAAACTGTAGTATGAACGAATATATATTGCAGCGTCGCCTCACGAAAGCTAAGCACCTGATTAGAGAGGGCTTCCACATCAATGAAATAGCCCGTGAGGTAGGTTTTTCTTCGGCCAATTACTTTGCCGTAGCCTTTAAAAAACAATTCGGGCAAAGCCCTAGCGCCTTTCGTAAGGAACTATTCAAACGATAA
- a CDS encoding MFS transporter — protein sequence MNKSLIALALGGLAIGMTEFTMMGILPDIAKDLNIDIPTASNLIALYALGVVVGAPTLVAFTSKYSPQRVLLFLMLLFFVFNGIFAIAPNKILLLTSRFIAGLPHGAFFGVGSVVAARLAKPGKEAQAISMMFTGMTIANLAGVPLGTYVGHHYSWRITYGVISLLGLVTFLAIYFWMPKIEANKDGNIMKQIGYFGRWDAWLMVAVIAIGTGGLFAWISYIAPLVTFVSKLDADRVPIIMVLIGLGMFFGNIIGGKLSDTISPSKAAILSFSAMSICLVVVFFTAHITQLAYPMAFITGMISFSIGSPLQMMLINNAKGAETFAAAGGQASFNIGNTLGAYLGAIPISMGYAYNYPSLIGVVMAAIGAILAYTFLVKVVRAKMNV from the coding sequence ATGAACAAATCACTAATCGCCTTAGCCCTCGGTGGATTAGCCATCGGTATGACAGAATTTACCATGATGGGTATCCTCCCCGACATCGCCAAAGATTTAAATATAGATATTCCTACTGCCAGTAACTTAATAGCCTTATACGCATTGGGAGTCGTGGTAGGTGCACCTACTTTGGTCGCATTTACGTCCAAATACTCGCCACAGCGCGTGCTACTCTTCTTGATGCTGCTCTTTTTTGTCTTCAATGGTATCTTTGCCATTGCACCAAATAAGATCCTGCTGTTAACCTCTCGTTTTATTGCGGGCCTACCACATGGCGCATTTTTCGGCGTCGGATCGGTTGTAGCAGCACGATTAGCCAAACCGGGAAAAGAAGCGCAAGCCATATCCATGATGTTTACCGGCATGACCATAGCTAATCTTGCCGGAGTACCCTTAGGCACCTATGTAGGTCATCACTATTCATGGCGCATTACCTATGGCGTCATCAGCCTTTTGGGCTTGGTAACCTTTTTGGCCATCTACTTTTGGATGCCAAAGATTGAGGCGAATAAAGATGGTAACATCATGAAACAGATCGGGTATTTTGGACGTTGGGACGCCTGGTTAATGGTTGCCGTTATCGCTATAGGAACCGGAGGCCTTTTTGCGTGGATCTCCTACATTGCGCCACTCGTCACCTTTGTTTCCAAACTAGATGCTGATCGTGTGCCGATTATTATGGTACTCATAGGCTTAGGGATGTTTTTCGGTAATATCATCGGCGGAAAGCTCTCCGACACCATATCGCCATCGAAAGCGGCCATATTAAGCTTTTCGGCGATGTCCATCTGTTTGGTTGTGGTGTTTTTCACAGCACATATTACCCAATTGGCCTATCCAATGGCTTTCATTACGGGTATGATATCTTTCTCTATAGGCTCGCCCTTGCAGATGATGTTGATCAACAATGCCAAGGGAGCAGAAACCTTTGCCGCTGCCGGAGGACAAGCCAGCTTTAATATAGGAAATACACTTGGAGCCTATTTAGGTGCGATTCCTATCAGCATGGGCTACGCCTACAATTACCCGTCATTAATCGGGGTAGTGATGGCGGCCATAGGCGCTATTTTGGCCTACACCTTCTTGGTGAAAGTGGTACGCGCCAAAATGAATGTTTAA
- a CDS encoding DUF2891 domain-containing protein: MFVFAVSCEQSDKNKETSTKVPEKLVLTEENAKVIFALPTHCLTVEYPNKMGEVLGSAADLKTPKVLRPIFYGCFDWHSSVHGYWSIVRLLKMYPELDAAGTVRQQLKAHITKENLSVELAFFNDKNNLSFERTYGWAWLMKLQQELLSWEDPDAKQWASVLQPLADLLSKRTQAYLTKLVYPIRTGQHENTAFSLTLMYEYAEAMGDHDLLNAIKTNSLRLFENDKNCDLAYEPSGSDFLSPCLEEAYLMSKVLAKDEYKTWLLNFMPVLFEKQVDLLQPGIVSDRTDGKLVHLDGLNFSRANCLYGIGRVIPELQATLVPLANQHIEFSLKNISNDDYMGSHWLGTFALLALSNPSQ, from the coding sequence ATGTTTGTTTTTGCTGTTTCTTGTGAACAATCGGATAAAAACAAGGAAACGTCGACCAAAGTCCCCGAGAAGCTGGTGCTGACAGAAGAAAATGCCAAAGTAATATTTGCACTTCCTACCCATTGCTTAACGGTGGAATATCCCAATAAAATGGGCGAGGTATTGGGGAGTGCCGCAGATTTGAAAACACCAAAAGTACTACGCCCCATTTTTTACGGCTGCTTTGACTGGCATTCGTCGGTACACGGTTATTGGTCCATTGTTCGTTTGCTAAAGATGTACCCAGAGCTTGATGCAGCTGGAACCGTTCGACAGCAGTTGAAAGCGCACATCACTAAAGAGAACCTATCTGTAGAACTTGCTTTCTTCAACGATAAGAACAACCTTAGCTTTGAGCGCACCTATGGCTGGGCTTGGCTAATGAAGCTACAGCAGGAATTGCTTTCATGGGAAGATCCGGATGCTAAACAATGGGCCTCCGTATTGCAGCCTTTGGCCGACTTGTTGTCTAAACGCACGCAGGCTTATCTAACGAAACTTGTATACCCTATACGCACCGGTCAACACGAAAATACAGCCTTCAGTTTGACGCTCATGTACGAGTATGCGGAAGCGATGGGGGATCATGATTTGCTGAATGCGATAAAAACAAATAGCCTGCGCCTCTTCGAAAACGATAAGAATTGTGATCTAGCCTACGAGCCCAGCGGTTCTGATTTTCTTTCTCCTTGCTTGGAAGAAGCGTACCTGATGAGCAAGGTTCTCGCTAAAGACGAATATAAAACTTGGCTACTCAATTTTATGCCGGTGCTATTCGAAAAGCAAGTAGACCTGCTACAACCTGGTATCGTGAGCGATCGTACCGACGGCAAATTGGTGCACCTTGACGGCTTGAACTTTAGTCGTGCCAATTGCCTGTATGGCATTGGACGCGTGATTCCCGAATTGCAAGCCACTTTGGTTCCGTTGGCCAATCAGCATATCGAGTTTTCCCTTAAGAATATATCCAACGACGATTATATGGGTAGCCATTGGCTGGGCACATTCGCGCTGCTAGCGCTATCTAATCCCAGCCAATAG
- a CDS encoding DUF3810 domain-containing protein translates to MSIKRQYISIAVLLPIIFLLELFKQYPNAVERYYSQGFYSLFSYLPKWLIGWIPFSVGDLFYIVALLSFLGLIVGAIIRLFRKQWQLAWLYVLRVFTLCLLLYGYFYVSWGMNYYRVPLQEQLQLQVDSLNQDDYLDVLNRYIDTLNKLRARIDTTALDRAKVQHELAAMMREKTEFLPMLSRTQVCAKNPLSSELVSYFTVTGYLNPFTQEVQVNAIAPTTSYPFTVVHELAHQMGIGFEDECNFIAFLALHDHPNLRYQYAAYYETVEYMLRPLYFQDEERYRAYVLKLSDAVKGDYRDDRLFWQRYRGPVDRLMGFFYGNYLKHNNQPEGAARYSLMSRLVVAWDRKQETK, encoded by the coding sequence TTGAGCATTAAGCGTCAGTATATTAGTATTGCCGTGCTGTTGCCAATCATTTTTCTTTTGGAGCTGTTTAAGCAGTATCCAAATGCTGTTGAGCGTTACTATAGCCAAGGATTTTATTCCTTGTTTTCCTATTTGCCAAAATGGCTTATAGGTTGGATACCTTTTAGTGTTGGTGATCTATTCTACATTGTGGCATTGCTGTCGTTTCTGGGTCTTATTGTGGGCGCCATCATTCGACTATTTAGAAAGCAGTGGCAGCTGGCTTGGTTGTATGTACTTCGTGTTTTTACGTTGTGCTTGCTGCTATATGGCTACTTCTACGTGAGCTGGGGGATGAATTACTATCGTGTTCCGCTGCAGGAGCAACTTCAACTCCAGGTGGATAGCCTAAATCAAGACGATTACTTGGATGTATTGAATCGTTACATTGATACGTTGAATAAGCTGCGTGCTCGGATTGATACGACGGCATTGGACAGAGCAAAGGTGCAGCATGAATTAGCTGCGATGATGAGAGAGAAAACGGAATTTCTGCCTATGCTGTCTCGCACACAGGTGTGTGCTAAAAATCCGCTGTCCAGCGAACTGGTCTCTTATTTTACGGTCACCGGTTACCTCAACCCGTTTACGCAGGAGGTGCAGGTAAATGCTATAGCTCCTACTACATCATATCCGTTCACAGTGGTGCATGAACTGGCGCATCAAATGGGCATAGGTTTTGAGGACGAGTGCAATTTTATCGCTTTTTTAGCGCTCCACGATCATCCTAATTTACGTTACCAATATGCGGCCTACTATGAAACGGTCGAGTACATGTTAAGGCCACTTTATTTTCAAGATGAAGAGCGCTACCGTGCTTATGTGCTTAAATTGTCTGATGCGGTGAAGGGGGACTACCGTGATGATCGTTTGTTTTGGCAACGTTATCGTGGCCCTGTAGATCGTCTGATGGGCTTTTTTTATGGCAATTACCTAAAGCATAATAATCAACCGGAGGGGGCAGCACGCTACTCGTTGATGTCTCGCCTGGTAGTAGCTTGGGATAGGAAGCAAGAAACTAAATAA
- a CDS encoding 5-oxoprolinase, with the protein MSTVLHLSSHLQEQFSNYSIPELITINNDIVESDGWGASRSTFRNAILKALAKKGIDLSPIISKEDGFSSIQIVKVRLENNTLIPLHR; encoded by the coding sequence ATGTCAACAGTCCTTCATTTATCCTCCCATCTGCAGGAGCAATTTAGCAACTACAGTATTCCGGAGCTGATTACCATCAACAATGACATCGTCGAAAGTGACGGTTGGGGCGCTTCGCGATCGACCTTCCGCAATGCGATTCTCAAAGCCTTGGCGAAAAAAGGCATTGATCTATCGCCTATCATCTCCAAAGAAGATGGCTTTAGCAGCATTCAAATTGTCAAGGTTCGCCTAGAGAACAATACCCTCATTCCACTACATCGGTAA